Proteins encoded within one genomic window of Methanothrix harundinacea 6Ac:
- a CDS encoding sodium:solute symporter family protein encodes MDSYHLFLLLLGLYIAALIAIGLRSSRGQRSVEDFWLAGREIGAANIGLSAAASWLTASALLLATGLFLYIGVGSVWVWVFPNVAGLLIIAGIAKRVRRIPAMTQPELLEIRYHPIVRAPVAVAIAITMVLFAVTDFIGFKLVLATFFGVPPLYAVLLMAVAVSIYVSLGGFRAVVWTDAVQFLFLAGVAVGVAFLATRASVAGGITLAAASASLGSDWWNLFILGGVTGALVLQLALLPGWVAEQDPWQKIWASRDDRAARRGLILGAVLLAVVYLACLVAAVALRGIYPLPAGEIEAEMLYLTFIQESLPGGLVALFAIGFAAASMSCADTFATSGASCISRDIVQRHIRPQASMKEMLVINRALVIVMIAIAAAVALHVESIVEAVIIATVIGTTSYFFPIIGGLFWKRATRWGALAAVIVGGGTQIALISYEKLVLKAPLEAAFPDIAASGFLAEHGVLIGLSLSALVFVGVSLATARPEAARLAPFFEDVGREVYGDGALAADRTDPEYGKIARKIEEKVSGERAHLHLRLDLTPILADGGRIEERLDWSEFLGRLEAEHQAWHELTGKDTIYRLTQPDMLASVKMVRGDRLSIWLSAEPKREMIERQKDEIYLSYQEIQKTLLELGLSATPVG; translated from the coding sequence ATGGATTCCTACCACCTCTTCCTCCTCCTTCTGGGGCTGTACATAGCAGCCCTCATCGCGATCGGCCTCCGGTCGTCCCGAGGGCAGAGGTCCGTCGAGGACTTCTGGCTGGCGGGGCGCGAGATCGGGGCTGCCAACATCGGCCTATCGGCCGCAGCCTCGTGGCTGACGGCGTCCGCCCTCCTCCTGGCGACCGGCCTCTTTCTTTACATAGGGGTTGGGTCAGTCTGGGTCTGGGTCTTCCCCAACGTCGCGGGGCTTCTGATCATCGCAGGGATCGCGAAGAGGGTCAGGAGGATCCCCGCCATGACCCAGCCGGAGCTTCTGGAGATCAGGTACCACCCCATCGTCCGGGCCCCGGTGGCGGTGGCGATAGCCATCACCATGGTCCTCTTCGCGGTGACCGACTTCATAGGGTTCAAGCTCGTCCTCGCGACCTTCTTCGGGGTCCCCCCCCTGTACGCGGTCCTGCTGATGGCCGTCGCGGTATCGATATACGTCAGCCTCGGCGGCTTCCGGGCCGTCGTCTGGACCGACGCCGTCCAGTTCCTATTCCTGGCGGGGGTCGCCGTCGGCGTCGCCTTCCTCGCGACGAGGGCTTCGGTGGCGGGGGGGATCACCCTCGCCGCCGCCTCCGCCTCCCTCGGGTCCGACTGGTGGAACCTCTTCATCCTGGGGGGGGTCACCGGAGCCCTCGTCCTCCAGCTAGCCCTCCTCCCCGGCTGGGTCGCGGAGCAGGACCCCTGGCAGAAGATCTGGGCCTCCCGGGACGATAGGGCCGCCAGGCGCGGCCTCATCCTGGGGGCCGTCCTTCTCGCAGTCGTCTACCTCGCCTGCCTCGTCGCCGCCGTCGCCCTCCGGGGGATCTATCCCCTCCCCGCCGGCGAGATCGAGGCCGAGATGCTCTACCTCACCTTCATCCAGGAGAGCCTCCCTGGCGGCCTCGTCGCCCTCTTCGCGATAGGGTTTGCCGCCGCCTCCATGTCCTGCGCCGACACCTTCGCCACCTCCGGTGCCTCCTGCATCTCCCGGGACATCGTCCAGAGGCACATCAGGCCCCAGGCGAGCATGAAGGAGATGCTGGTGATCAACAGGGCCCTCGTCATCGTCATGATCGCCATCGCCGCAGCCGTGGCCCTCCACGTCGAGAGCATCGTCGAGGCGGTGATCATCGCGACGGTGATCGGGACCACCTCCTACTTCTTTCCGATCATCGGCGGCCTCTTCTGGAAGCGGGCGACCCGATGGGGGGCCTTGGCGGCGGTGATCGTCGGTGGAGGAACCCAAATAGCCCTCATATCCTACGAGAAGCTCGTCCTGAAGGCACCCCTGGAGGCGGCGTTCCCCGATATCGCCGCGAGCGGCTTCCTGGCGGAGCACGGCGTCCTCATAGGCCTCTCCCTCAGCGCCCTCGTCTTCGTCGGGGTCTCCCTCGCGACGGCGAGGCCCGAGGCGGCGAGGCTTGCGCCGTTCTTCGAGGACGTCGGGAGGGAAGTCTACGGCGACGGAGCCCTCGCCGCCGACCGGACCGATCCGGAGTACGGAAAGATCGCAAGGAAGATCGAGGAGAAGGTCTCGGGGGAGAGGGCCCACCTCCACCTCCGCCTAGATCTCACGCCGATCCTCGCCGACGGCGGCAGGATCGAGGAGAGGCTCGATTGGAGCGAGTTTCTGGGGCGGCTGGAGGCAGAGCACCAGGCCTGGCATGAGCTCACCGGCAAGGACACCATCTACAGGCTCACCCAGCCGGACATGCTCGCCTCGGTGAAGATGGTCCGGGGAGACCGGCTCTCGATCTGGCTCTCGGCGGAGCCGAAGAGGGAGATGATCGAGAGGCAGAAGGACGAGATCTACCTCTCCTACCAGGAGATCCAGAAGACCCTCCTGGAGCTCGGCCTCTCGGCGACCCCCGTCGGGTGA
- the ilvD gene encoding dihydroxy-acid dehydratase, protein MRSDITKVGPERAPHRALLKGTGLIDEEMDRPFVAVVNSWNEFIPGHIHLDKIAQAVKAGIRMAGGVPFEFHTIGICDGIAMGHRGMKYSLPSREIIEDTIEVMVEAHQLDGMVLISSCDKIVPGHLMAAGRLDLPAIAVTGGPMYPGFACDQELDLIDVFEGWQKGGEVLEVLENLACPGAGSCAGLFTANTMACLTETLGLSLPGCATAHAADAKKMRIAKKSGLKIVELIERGITAREVVTRKSIENAIRMDMAIGGSTNTALHIPAVASEFEIDIDLEDFDRLSRETPHLVNLRPGGPHHIIDLERAGGIPAVMKRLQSKLHRDVLTVTGRTLGEEIAAFSPANPETFAKVVRTLESPVHPEGGIAILKGSLAPEGSVVKQTAVSQEMRRHTGKAKVYDSEEDALAGIVGGEVVAGNVVVIRYEGPKGGPGMRETLSPTSAIQGIGLGNSVALITDGRFSGGTRGPCIGHVCPEAAVGGPIALVEDGDEIRIDIDARRIDLLVDAGTIEGRRGAWRPPEPKVAKGMLARYSRSVTSASRGGVLR, encoded by the coding sequence ATGAGAAGCGATATCACCAAGGTCGGGCCGGAGAGGGCGCCCCACCGGGCCCTCCTCAAGGGCACCGGCCTCATAGACGAGGAGATGGACCGCCCCTTCGTCGCGGTCGTCAACTCCTGGAACGAGTTCATACCGGGCCACATCCACCTCGACAAGATCGCCCAGGCGGTCAAGGCCGGGATCAGGATGGCGGGGGGGGTCCCCTTCGAGTTTCACACCATCGGCATCTGCGACGGCATCGCCATGGGCCACCGGGGCATGAAGTACTCCCTCCCCAGCCGGGAGATCATCGAGGACACCATCGAGGTGATGGTGGAAGCCCACCAGCTCGACGGGATGGTCCTCATCTCCTCCTGCGACAAGATCGTCCCCGGCCATCTGATGGCGGCGGGGAGGCTCGACCTTCCGGCGATAGCCGTCACCGGCGGCCCCATGTACCCCGGCTTCGCCTGCGATCAAGAGCTGGACCTGATCGACGTCTTCGAGGGGTGGCAGAAGGGGGGCGAGGTCCTGGAGGTGCTGGAGAACCTGGCCTGTCCGGGGGCCGGCTCCTGCGCCGGCCTCTTCACCGCGAACACCATGGCATGCCTGACGGAGACCCTCGGCCTGAGCCTCCCTGGCTGCGCGACCGCCCACGCCGCGGACGCCAAGAAGATGAGGATAGCGAAAAAATCGGGGCTCAAGATCGTCGAGCTGATCGAGAGGGGGATCACCGCTAGAGAGGTCGTGACCCGAAAGTCGATCGAGAACGCCATCCGGATGGACATGGCCATCGGCGGGTCCACCAACACCGCCCTCCACATACCGGCGGTCGCCTCCGAGTTTGAGATCGATATCGATCTTGAGGACTTCGATCGGTTGAGCCGGGAGACCCCCCACCTCGTCAACCTCCGCCCCGGGGGCCCCCACCACATCATCGACCTGGAGCGGGCCGGGGGGATCCCCGCCGTCATGAAGCGGCTTCAGTCGAAGCTCCACCGGGACGTCCTGACGGTGACGGGGAGGACCCTCGGCGAGGAGATCGCTGCCTTCAGCCCCGCAAACCCCGAGACCTTCGCGAAGGTCGTCAGGACCCTGGAGAGCCCTGTCCACCCCGAGGGCGGCATCGCCATCCTGAAGGGGTCCCTCGCCCCCGAGGGGTCGGTCGTCAAGCAGACGGCGGTCTCCCAGGAGATGAGAAGGCACACCGGGAAAGCCAAGGTCTACGACTCCGAGGAGGACGCCCTGGCGGGGATCGTCGGCGGCGAGGTGGTCGCAGGAAACGTCGTCGTCATCAGGTACGAGGGGCCCAAGGGCGGCCCCGGAATGAGGGAGACGCTCTCGCCGACCTCGGCGATCCAGGGGATCGGCCTCGGAAACTCCGTCGCCCTGATCACCGACGGCAGGTTCTCCGGCGGCACGAGGGGCCCCTGTATCGGCCACGTATGCCCCGAGGCGGCCGTCGGCGGTCCGATCGCCCTCGTCGAAGACGGCGACGAGATCAGAATCGACATCGACGCCCGGAGGATCGACCTTTTGGTCGACGCCGGGACAATCGAGGGGAGGAGGGGCGCCTGGAGGCCACCGGAGCCGAAGGTGGCGAAGGGGATGCTGGCGAGGTACAGCAGGTCCGTCACCTCCGCGAGCCGGGGCGGAGTTCTCAGGTAG
- the thpR gene encoding RNA 2',3'-cyclic phosphodiesterase codes for MAPKGARPQEAGSSPRGIRSFVAVDLPGPIRDGMARVQAEIALPGVRLVNPGLIHITLKFLGDVPPSKVGRVDEALRRVRRSSFTARVRGVGAFPGRSIRVVWIGAEGEFEGLFSAVEEALVPLGFPREGRRFTSHATIARVARPGPETTALLAERLAPFREIDLGEFRVEEFSLKKSTLTPGGPIYEDLGSFPLSSD; via the coding sequence ATGGCTCCTAAGGGCGCAAGGCCTCAGGAGGCGGGGAGCTCCCCGAGGGGGATCCGGTCTTTCGTCGCCGTCGACCTCCCCGGACCGATCCGCGACGGTATGGCCCGGGTCCAGGCGGAGATCGCCCTCCCCGGGGTGAGGCTCGTCAACCCCGGCCTCATCCACATCACCCTCAAGTTCCTGGGGGACGTCCCACCGTCGAAGGTGGGGAGGGTGGACGAGGCCCTCCGAAGGGTGAGGCGCTCCTCCTTCACCGCCCGGGTGCGGGGCGTGGGGGCCTTCCCCGGCCGGTCCATCCGGGTCGTCTGGATCGGCGCCGAGGGCGAGTTCGAGGGGCTCTTCTCCGCCGTAGAGGAGGCCCTGGTCCCCCTCGGTTTTCCCCGGGAGGGGCGGAGGTTCACATCCCACGCCACCATCGCCCGGGTCGCGAGGCCCGGCCCCGAGACGACCGCCCTCCTCGCCGAGAGGCTCGCCCCCTTCAGGGAGATCGACCTCGGCGAGTTCCGAGTCGAGGAGTTTTCCCTCAAGAAGAGCACCCTCACCCCCGGAGGGCCCATCTACGAGGATCTCGGATCCTTTCCTCTCTCCTCTGACTGA
- the cca gene encoding CCA tRNA nucleotidyltransferase gives MRPSPEERERLAAVAGRIISWIEELMRAAGIGGEAVLVGSAARGTWLSGDHDLDVFIGVPEGSSLLPALEVARLVAPEFEERYAEHAYVHALFEGFEVDIVPCYLVEDASEIISAVDRTPFHSRYVSARIRGLEDEVLLLKQFMKGVGVYGSELRIGGFSGYLAELLVIRYGSFVGVLEGSSLWRPGEAIDLEDHSSRSHEDPLVVVDPVDPGRNVAAALTLDRMFAFAAASRLFLREPSLEFFFPPDLPPLPDEELREALAERRSTLILLEFAAPDLVEDVVFPQLRKAEQSVRALLERGGFSLLRSDADWHRAVPVRDDGVGATGPSDDVGVLRILLELEVALLPRVERRVGPPAWEAEHAKRFVASHPAPLSGPYIEGGRVVVEVARKFLRAEDILRSQVAGLSLGRHLGPSLRRGYKIYVGQEILEVRDPEFRIFIARYFSAREKVG, from the coding sequence GTGAGGCCCTCCCCTGAGGAGCGGGAGAGGCTGGCGGCCGTCGCGGGGAGGATCATATCCTGGATCGAGGAGCTGATGAGGGCCGCCGGGATCGGGGGCGAGGCGGTCCTGGTGGGGTCCGCGGCTCGGGGGACCTGGCTCTCAGGGGACCACGACCTCGACGTCTTCATCGGCGTCCCCGAGGGGTCCTCCCTCCTCCCGGCCCTGGAGGTGGCGAGGCTCGTCGCCCCGGAGTTCGAGGAGCGGTACGCCGAGCACGCCTACGTCCACGCCCTCTTCGAGGGGTTTGAGGTGGACATCGTGCCGTGCTATCTGGTGGAGGACGCCTCAGAGATCATATCCGCCGTCGACAGGACCCCCTTCCACAGCCGGTACGTCTCGGCGAGGATACGGGGGCTGGAGGACGAGGTCCTCCTCTTGAAGCAGTTCATGAAGGGGGTCGGGGTCTACGGGTCGGAGCTGAGGATCGGCGGCTTCTCCGGATACCTGGCGGAGCTTCTGGTGATCCGGTACGGTTCGTTCGTCGGCGTCCTGGAGGGGTCCTCCCTCTGGCGGCCGGGGGAGGCGATCGATCTGGAGGACCACTCCAGCCGGTCCCACGAGGATCCTCTGGTGGTGGTCGACCCCGTCGACCCCGGAAGGAACGTCGCCGCCGCCCTCACCCTCGACAGGATGTTCGCCTTCGCCGCCGCGTCCCGTCTATTTCTGAGGGAGCCCTCCTTGGAGTTCTTCTTCCCGCCAGACCTTCCGCCCCTCCCTGACGAAGAGCTCCGCGAGGCCCTCGCGGAGCGGAGGAGCACCCTCATCCTCCTGGAGTTCGCCGCCCCGGACCTGGTGGAGGACGTCGTCTTCCCGCAGCTGAGAAAGGCGGAGCAGTCGGTCCGCGCCCTCCTGGAGAGGGGCGGCTTCTCCCTCCTCAGGTCCGACGCCGACTGGCACCGGGCCGTCCCGGTTCGCGATGATGGGGTGGGGGCGACCGGTCCGTCCGATGACGTCGGCGTCCTCCGGATCCTCCTCGAGCTGGAGGTCGCCCTCCTCCCCCGGGTCGAGAGGAGGGTCGGCCCCCCAGCCTGGGAGGCGGAGCACGCGAAGAGGTTCGTCGCAAGCCACCCCGCCCCTCTATCGGGCCCTTACATCGAGGGCGGGAGGGTGGTGGTGGAGGTGGCCCGGAAGTTCCTCAGAGCCGAGGACATCCTCCGGTCCCAGGTGGCGGGCCTCTCCTTGGGGCGCCACCTCGGCCCCTCCCTGAGGCGTGGCTACAAGATATACGTCGGCCAGGAGATCCTGGAGGTGAGGGACCCCGAGTTTCGGATCTTCATCGCCAGGTACTTCTCGGCGCGAGAGAAGGTCGGCTGA
- a CDS encoding histone deacetylase family protein, whose translation MARTGLIYHPIYLEHETDGHPERKERLISALEMIRSSGLELELVTPRPATLEEVRAVHSPGYIDQVRTISERGGGYLDLDTVVSRRSYEAALMAAGGVITGIERVNDGLENAFALVRPPGHHALPNRGMGFCIFNNVAIGARFAQRMGMERVLIVDWDVHHGNGTSAIFYDDRSVMYFSTHQFPHYPGTGRVKELGMDGAEGFTVNVPLPWGTGDSGYFAAFEEILKPLALEFDPDIVLVSAGQDPHQADPLSGMNLTCGAFGYMAAAVKEVADRCCGGRLVAALEGGYNLSALAESIVAVLRGFSGEDPGRIDGEEDPRAAERIEEVKRAMSPYWNCFR comes from the coding sequence ATGGCGCGAACTGGCCTTATATACCACCCCATCTACCTGGAGCACGAGACCGACGGCCATCCCGAGAGGAAGGAGCGGCTCATCTCCGCCCTCGAGATGATAAGATCCTCGGGGCTGGAGCTGGAGCTCGTCACCCCGAGGCCCGCCACCCTGGAGGAGGTGAGAGCGGTCCACTCCCCCGGATACATAGATCAGGTCAGGACCATCTCCGAGAGAGGAGGAGGATACCTGGACCTGGACACTGTCGTCTCGCGCCGATCTTATGAGGCGGCCCTCATGGCGGCGGGAGGGGTGATCACCGGCATAGAACGGGTGAACGACGGCCTGGAGAACGCCTTCGCCCTGGTGAGGCCGCCGGGGCATCACGCCCTCCCCAACCGGGGGATGGGGTTCTGCATATTCAACAACGTCGCGATAGGGGCTAGGTTCGCCCAGAGGATGGGGATGGAGAGGGTCCTGATCGTAGACTGGGACGTCCACCACGGGAACGGGACGAGCGCCATCTTCTACGACGACAGGTCGGTGATGTACTTCTCCACCCACCAGTTCCCCCACTATCCCGGCACAGGCCGGGTAAAAGAGCTGGGGATGGACGGCGCCGAGGGGTTCACCGTGAACGTCCCCCTCCCCTGGGGAACGGGGGACTCGGGCTACTTCGCCGCCTTCGAGGAGATCTTAAAGCCGTTGGCGCTGGAGTTCGACCCCGACATCGTCCTCGTCTCGGCGGGGCAGGACCCCCACCAGGCAGACCCCCTCAGCGGCATGAACCTCACCTGCGGAGCCTTCGGATACATGGCGGCGGCGGTGAAGGAGGTCGCCGACCGATGCTGCGGCGGCAGGCTCGTCGCCGCCCTCGAGGGAGGCTACAACCTCTCCGCCCTCGCCGAGTCGATCGTCGCCGTCCTGAGGGGCTTCTCGGGGGAGGACCCGGGCCGGATCGACGGCGAGGAGGACCCGAGGGCGGCGGAGAGGATAGAAGAGGTGAAGAGGGCGATGAGCCCCTACTGGAACTGCTTCCGATGA
- a CDS encoding S-layer protein domain-containing protein: MAVSAVDKVEIRGPVATVEDGKVVTWGPQEFAGFYYDIDDNIGTESITLTVTGDALEKDTGVIYETAAQNKEFDFDDWGEYKTIGFLADEYFAAYNEGTHLATESTDANLMKDEQLSKVLMDDDEDRTFTSGTPLKLAEDYELAIQAIDLDGNKVYVQLMKSGAVVDSAVVEPSKTGATLKDMTYVYKKDLGDTKKIVVIAVHFKNAFRGAEVDLATIDGIWQISDAITDVSQDTEYDKMTIQSVNAAAMTITMNNDDEKITLTKKKDILLMENLRIKTADQDEITPEEPLRFYLYKEITEPGTYEIRGNVQDLGMGTVEWDATTFAGFYYDIDDNLGREKLTMTITGDALEKDTGVIYETSAELNDFELEDWGQYRTIGFLADEYFAAYAEGSFLATESTDANLMKDEQLSKVLMDDDEDMTFYSGTPLKLAEDYELAIQAIDLDGNKVYVQLMKNGAVVDSAVVEPSKDGAVTKDKTYIYKKDLGDTKKIVVIAVHFKNAFRGANQDLATVNGIWQISDTVTDVSQDTEYDKMTIQTVNGATMTITMNNDDEKITLSKDKDILLMEKIRIKTADQDEITPEEPLRFYIYKEMTIEGEEAEEAAPAPVEAPAPAVEEPVAEEPVAEEPAAEAPAVEEPVAEEPAAEEHAEEPAAEPAGGIPGFEAVFALTGLLAVSYLVLRKRE; the protein is encoded by the coding sequence ATGGCAGTAAGCGCAGTCGATAAGGTGGAGATCCGCGGTCCTGTGGCCACCGTCGAGGACGGGAAAGTTGTAACTTGGGGCCCGCAGGAGTTCGCCGGTTTCTACTATGACATCGACGACAACATCGGAACCGAGAGCATCACCCTGACCGTCACCGGTGACGCCCTCGAGAAGGACACCGGCGTGATCTACGAGACCGCAGCCCAGAATAAGGAGTTCGACTTCGATGACTGGGGCGAGTACAAGACGATCGGCTTCTTGGCCGACGAGTACTTCGCTGCCTATAACGAAGGAACCCACCTGGCGACCGAGTCCACCGACGCCAACCTGATGAAGGACGAGCAGCTCTCCAAGGTCCTGATGGACGACGACGAGGACCGGACCTTCACCTCTGGCACGCCCCTGAAGCTCGCTGAGGACTACGAGCTCGCCATCCAGGCGATCGACCTCGACGGGAACAAGGTCTACGTCCAGCTGATGAAGAGCGGCGCAGTCGTCGACTCCGCAGTGGTTGAGCCCTCCAAGACGGGCGCTACCCTCAAGGACATGACCTACGTCTACAAGAAGGACCTAGGCGACACCAAGAAGATCGTCGTCATCGCTGTCCACTTCAAGAACGCCTTCCGCGGAGCTGAGGTCGACCTGGCCACCATCGACGGCATCTGGCAGATCTCTGACGCCATCACCGACGTCTCTCAGGACACCGAGTACGACAAGATGACGATCCAGTCCGTCAACGCTGCCGCGATGACGATCACGATGAACAACGACGACGAGAAGATCACCCTCACCAAGAAGAAGGACATCCTTCTGATGGAGAACCTCAGGATCAAGACCGCCGACCAGGATGAGATCACCCCAGAGGAGCCCCTCAGGTTCTACCTCTACAAGGAGATCACCGAGCCCGGCACCTACGAGATCAGAGGGAACGTCCAGGACCTCGGCATGGGGACCGTCGAGTGGGACGCCACCACCTTTGCTGGCTTCTACTATGACATCGACGACAACCTCGGCAGAGAGAAGTTGACGATGACCATCACCGGCGACGCCCTCGAGAAGGACACCGGCGTGATCTACGAGACCTCTGCCGAGCTGAACGACTTCGAGCTCGAGGACTGGGGCCAGTACCGCACCATCGGCTTCCTGGCTGACGAGTACTTCGCCGCCTACGCCGAGGGAAGCTTCCTCGCGACTGAGTCCACCGACGCCAACCTGATGAAGGACGAGCAGCTCTCCAAGGTCCTGATGGACGACGACGAGGACATGACCTTCTACTCTGGCACGCCCCTTAAGCTCGCTGAGGACTACGAGCTCGCCATCCAGGCGATCGACCTCGACGGGAACAAGGTCTACGTCCAGCTGATGAAGAATGGCGCAGTCGTCGACTCCGCTGTGGTGGAGCCCTCCAAGGACGGAGCTGTAACCAAGGACAAGACCTACATCTACAAGAAGGACCTGGGCGACACCAAGAAGATCGTCGTCATCGCTGTCCACTTCAAGAACGCCTTCCGCGGCGCTAACCAGGACCTCGCCACCGTCAACGGCATCTGGCAGATCTCGGACACCGTCACCGACGTCTCTCAGGACACTGAGTACGACAAGATGACGATCCAGACCGTCAACGGCGCCACGATGACGATCACGATGAACAACGACGACGAGAAGATCACCCTCTCCAAGGACAAGGACATCCTCCTGATGGAGAAGATCAGGATCAAGACCGCGGACCAGGATGAGATCACCCCAGAGGAGCCCCTCAGGTTCTACATCTACAAGGAGATGACCATCGAGGGCGAAGAGGCTGAGGAGGCCGCACCGGCCCCCGTCGAGGCCCCTGCCCCCGCAGTCGAGGAGCCTGTAGCTGAGGAGCCCGTCGCTGAGGAGCCCGCCGCTGAGGCGCCTGCAGTCGAGGAGCCCGTCGCTGAGGAGCCCGCCGCTGAAGAGCACGCCGAGGAGCCCGCTGCAGAGCCCGCTGGCGGAATCCCCGGATTCGAGGCGGTCTTCGCCCTGACTGGCCTGTTGGCAGTCTCCTACCTCGTCCTGAGGAAGAGAGAGTAA